The following are from one region of the Rhinoraja longicauda isolate Sanriku21f chromosome 11, sRhiLon1.1, whole genome shotgun sequence genome:
- the LOC144598312 gene encoding putative ferric-chelate reductase 1, with translation MGLHIPDLTIIAVLTIFVESVAAYGNGQVTVACDSMIPKHGSIIQKSPSPAIITVDKNVINASDQIRVTLTVRQSGTSFQGFFLQARDAADLNVGPLGTFTLIDDKNTQLLTCADVKDSAVSHTSSSGKHTVEMLWKPPIPKPDHIQFLATIVQKFNIYWVKLRGPIVSQVNAPPLSKQPTPESPPIPPTTSRLTKPFNAVDCGEKKSCLRNPTGCDPELDRLCFFLSFTVQGSSVFFELSGPSNGYVSFALSDDKWMGEDDIYLCVVIDQSVQINPARSTGRSHPILNSQFSINDMAWSLEDGVIQCSFRRNIRLPEYSERFDLDRQHYIFLAEGKAVNGRIHKHDQQPLITQGKVHLNSSPKELKGSRSPGYIKAHGSLMFIAWIATANIGVIIARFFKSVWPTRTMFGQKIWFQVHRILMAATVLFTCIGFILPFLYRGGWSHFAGVHPYFGCMILTLVILQPIMAIFRPNPCAARRYLFNWLHWATGTFARIIAVGSIFLGMDLPALDLRNPWDTLVMVGFIVWHVAAELILEAHNYIITSKARKREEDKMEIMDSSELIDPQGHRLKMMILTIYICGNLTFLITLLVGISLT, from the exons ATGGGACTGCATATTCCTGATCTTACCATAATTGCTGTGCTTACCATCTTTGTGGAATCTGTTGCTGCCTATGGAAATGGTCAAGTGACTGTGGCTTGCGACTCCATGATCCCAAAGCATGGGAGCATTATTCAGAAATCACCAAGTCCTGCCATTATAACAGTGGACAAAAACGTGATCAACGCTAGTGATCAGATAAGAG TTACCCTCACTGTGAGGCAGTCTGGAACTTCATTCCAAGGTTTTTTTCTACAAGCACGAGATGCTGCCGACCTGAATGTTGGGCCACTTGGAACCTTCACTTTGATTGACGATAAGAACACCCAGCTCTTGACGTGTGCAGATGTAAAA GACTCAGCAGTCAGTcacacaagctcatcaggaaaacACACCGTTGAGATGCTTTGGAAGCCACCCATACCAAAACCAGATCACATCCAATTCTT ggCAACCATAGTTCAGAAGTTCAATATTTACTGGGTCAAATTACGTGGTCCAATAGTCTCACAAGTAAATGCTCCTCCTTTGTCAAAACAGCCTACTCCAGAGTCTCCACCAATACCACCAACCACCTCCCGGCTCACCAAACCA TTTAACGCAGTGGACTGTGGTGAAAAGAAGTCCTGCCTACGGAATCCCACTGGGTGTGACCCTGAGCTAGACAGGTTGTGCTTCTTCCTCTCCTTTACTGTGCAAGGCTCCTCTGTGTTTTTTGAGTTGAGTGGACCATCTAATGGGTACGTCTCATTTGCCCTGTCGGATGACAAATGGATG GGTGAAGATGACATTTATTTATGTGTTGTCATTGATCAAAGTGTGCAGATCAATCCAGCTCGTTCAACTGGTCGCTCACATCCAATATTGAACTCTCAG TTTTCTATTAATGACATGGCTTGGAGTTTGGAAGATGGGGTGATCCAGTGTTCATTCAGAAGAAACATTCGGCTCCCTGAATACAGTGAACGGTTTGACCTGGACAGGCAACATTACATATTCCTAGCCGAAGGGAAAGCAGTAAATG GGAGAATTCATAAACATGATCAGCAACCACTGATTACACAGGGAAAAGTCCACTTAAATAGTTCTCCGAAAGAACTGAAGGGTTCGCGGTCTCCAGGATACATTAAGGCTCACG GATCCTTAATGTTTATTGCATGGATTGCTACAGCTAATATCGGTGTTATCATAGCTCGATTCTTTAAATCTGTCTGGCCAACTCGCACAATGTTTGGGCAAAAGATCTGGTTTCAG GTGCACAGGATTCTGATGGCAGCCACAGTGTTGTTTACATGCATTGgctttattcttccttttctttaCCGAGGAGGCTGGAGCCAC TTTGCAGGCGTCCATCCATACTTTGGCTGTATGATCCTTACACTGGTGATTCTCCAGCCGATCATGGCCATCTTCAGACCCAATCCATGTGCTGCCAG GCGATATCTCTTTAACTGGTTACATTGGGCTACAGGCACATTTGCTAGAATAATCGCAG TTGGGTCGATCTttctgggaatggatctgccagctCTGGATCTTCGTAACCCTTGGGATACATTAGTCATGGTTGGATTCATAGTTTGGCATGTTGCAGCAGAACTAATTCTGGAAGCACATAATTACATAATTACTTCCAAag CACGGAAACGAGAAGAGGATAAAATGGAGATAATGGATTCAAGTGAATTGATTGACCCACAG GGTCATAGGCTTAAAATGATGATATTGACAATCTACATCTGTGGAAACCTAACATTTCTGATAACATTACTTGTTGGAATTAGTCTTACTTGA